One Actinomadura viridis genomic region harbors:
- a CDS encoding glycoside hydrolase family 9 protein, whose protein sequence is MPRRPRRRPHPSHRSSRRSPRRSSRRISIAAAVVLALTGPSFVPHAAADPGPAVKVNQVAYVPGQVKQATLVSSATAPADWTLRNSSGQAVASGRTTVKGTDALSGDHVHLIDFSSFDTAGTGYTLTAEGATSHPFDISAGALRELRYDALEFFYHQRSGTPIEAQYAGAAHARPAGHVDVAPNQGDGNVPCRTSCGYTLDVRGGWYDAGDHGKYVVNGGISAWQLLDEYERAVHLGGPGAADALGDGRLAIPERGNGVPDILDEARWEVEFLLKMQVPAGRPNAGMAHHKIHDQNWTGLPLRPHDDPQPRLLSPVSTAATLNLAAVAAQAARIWQDIDPAFAERCLAAAQRAYTAAKANPGAIASPNDNMGGGTYDDPSVTDEFYWAAAELYTTTSASSYRSDVTGSPLYRGASFGQRGFDWGWVGGLGDTTLAVVPNGLPSADVTATRQAMAAFADRLLGQTASQGYPAPYGNSTYYWGSNGQVANNAMVLALAHDFTQDGKYRDGVYSALSYLMGRNPLNQSYIAGYGEQASRNVHHRFWARPLDASLPSAPPGSLAGGPNAQLQDPVAQARLQGCAPQRCYLDDIEAYSVNEVAINWNSALAWLAGWAAEKAG, encoded by the coding sequence ATGCCGCGCCGCCCCCGCCGCCGCCCCCACCCCTCCCACCGTTCCTCCCGCCGTTCCCCGCGCCGTTCCTCGCGCCGGATCTCCATCGCAGCCGCCGTGGTCCTCGCCCTCACGGGGCCGTCCTTCGTCCCGCACGCCGCCGCCGATCCCGGCCCCGCGGTCAAGGTGAACCAGGTCGCGTACGTGCCCGGACAGGTCAAGCAGGCCACCCTCGTCTCGTCCGCCACCGCACCGGCCGATTGGACGCTGCGGAACTCCTCCGGGCAGGCCGTCGCGTCAGGGCGGACGACGGTGAAGGGCACCGACGCCTTGTCAGGCGACCACGTCCACCTCATCGACTTCTCGTCGTTCGACACGGCGGGCACGGGTTACACGCTCACCGCGGAGGGGGCCACGAGCCATCCGTTCGACATCTCCGCCGGCGCGCTGCGGGAACTGCGGTACGACGCGCTGGAGTTCTTCTACCACCAGCGCAGCGGGACCCCGATCGAGGCGCAGTACGCCGGCGCCGCCCACGCCCGTCCCGCCGGGCACGTCGACGTCGCCCCCAACCAGGGGGACGGGAACGTGCCCTGCCGGACCTCGTGCGGCTACACCCTGGACGTCCGCGGCGGCTGGTACGACGCAGGCGACCACGGAAAGTACGTCGTCAACGGCGGTATCTCCGCGTGGCAGCTGCTCGACGAGTACGAACGGGCCGTGCACCTCGGAGGGCCGGGCGCCGCCGACGCGCTGGGCGACGGCAGGCTGGCCATTCCCGAACGGGGCAACGGCGTGCCGGACATCCTGGACGAGGCCCGCTGGGAGGTCGAGTTCCTCCTGAAGATGCAGGTGCCGGCCGGGCGTCCGAACGCGGGCATGGCGCACCACAAGATCCACGACCAGAACTGGACCGGCCTCCCCCTGCGGCCGCACGACGATCCCCAGCCCCGCCTCCTCTCACCGGTCAGCACGGCGGCCACGCTGAACCTCGCGGCCGTCGCCGCGCAGGCGGCCCGGATCTGGCAGGACATCGACCCGGCGTTCGCGGAACGCTGCCTGGCCGCCGCGCAGAGGGCGTACACGGCCGCGAAGGCGAACCCCGGAGCCATCGCGAGCCCGAACGACAACATGGGCGGCGGGACCTACGACGACCCCTCCGTCACCGACGAGTTCTACTGGGCCGCGGCCGAGCTGTACACGACCACGTCCGCGTCCTCCTACCGGTCCGACGTCACCGGTTCGCCGCTCTACCGGGGCGCGAGCTTCGGACAGCGCGGGTTCGACTGGGGCTGGGTCGGCGGCCTGGGCGACACCACCCTCGCCGTCGTCCCCAACGGCCTGCCCTCCGCTGACGTCACCGCGACGCGCCAGGCGATGGCGGCCTTCGCCGACAGGCTGCTCGGGCAGACGGCGAGCCAGGGCTACCCCGCCCCGTACGGCAACAGCACCTATTACTGGGGCTCCAACGGCCAGGTCGCCAACAACGCGATGGTCCTGGCGCTGGCCCACGACTTCACGCAGGACGGCAAGTACCGGGACGGCGTCTACAGCGCGCTGAGCTACCTGATGGGCCGCAACCCGCTCAACCAGTCCTACATCGCCGGCTACGGCGAGCAGGCGTCACGCAACGTGCACCACCGTTTCTGGGCCCGTCCGCTCGACGCCTCCCTGCCGTCCGCGCCTCCCGGGTCCCTGGCGGGCGGCCCCAACGCCCAGCTCCAGGACCCCGTCGCGCAGGCCCGGCTGCAGGGCTGCGCGCCGCAGAGGTGCTACCTCGACGACATCGAGGCGTACTCGGTGAACGAGGTCGCCATCAACTGGAACTCCGCCCTGGCATGGCTGGCCGGGTGGGCCGCGGAGAAGGCCGGCTGA